Proteins found in one Pectobacterium atrosepticum genomic segment:
- the rfaH gene encoding transcription/translation regulatory transformer protein RfaH: MEAWYLLYCKRGQLLRAKEHLERQEVTCVSPMIALDKIVRGKRTEVCEPLFPNYLFVEFDPERIHTTTISATRGVSNFVRFGALPATIPQQVIDELSLRPMQVIIDPLTPQSGDSVVITDGIFSGLQAIYSEPDGEARSMLLLNMLNKQVRQSIDNREFRKA, from the coding sequence ATGGAAGCCTGGTACTTACTATATTGTAAACGTGGTCAACTGCTGCGAGCGAAAGAGCACCTGGAACGTCAGGAGGTAACCTGCGTGAGCCCGATGATCGCGCTGGATAAAATCGTTCGCGGTAAACGAACTGAAGTCTGTGAGCCGCTGTTCCCGAACTACCTGTTTGTGGAGTTCGACCCCGAGCGCATCCACACTACCACCATCAGCGCAACGCGTGGGGTGAGTAACTTTGTGCGGTTTGGCGCACTGCCAGCGACTATTCCGCAGCAGGTTATCGATGAGCTGTCACTTCGCCCCATGCAGGTAATCATTGATCCACTGACGCCACAGTCCGGCGATAGCGTGGTCATTACCGACGGTATTTTCTCTGGTCTTCAGGCTATCTACAGCGAACCTGACGGCGAAGCCCGCTCGATGTTGTTGCTGAATATGTTGAACAAGCAGGTCAGGCAGAGCATCGATAATCGCGAGTTTCGCAAAGCCTAG
- a CDS encoding 4-hydroxy-3-polyprenylbenzoate decarboxylase, with protein MNSMKYRDLREFLSLLEERGELKRITQPIDPYLEMTEIADRTLRAEGPALLFENPKGYDMPVLCNLFGTPKRVALGMGQEEVSALRDVGKLLAFLKEPEPPKGFRDLVDKMPKFRQVLNMPTKRLSSAPCQEQIWQGDDVDLRRIPVMQCWPEDAAPLITWGLTVTRGPHKERQNLGIYRQQVLGKNKLIMRWLSHRGGALDFQEWCQENPGQRFPVAVALGADPATILGAVTPVPDTLSEYAFAGLLRGHKTEVVKCLSSDLEVPASAEIVLEGYIEPGEMAAEGPYGDHTGYYNEVDHFPVFTVTHITQRQNAIYHSTYTGRPPDEPAVLGVALNEVFVPILQKQFPEIVDFYLPPEGCSYRLAVVTMKKQYAGHAKRVMMGVWSFLRQFMYTKFVIVCDDDINARDWKDVIWAITTRMDPARDTVLVENTPIDYLDFASPVSGLGSKMGLDATNKWPGETQREWGHPIKKDPQVCARIDEIWDELAIFSDREPRR; from the coding sequence ATGAATAGCATGAAATACCGTGACTTACGCGAGTTCCTCTCGCTGCTGGAAGAGAGAGGGGAGTTGAAACGCATTACTCAGCCCATCGATCCCTACCTTGAAATGACGGAAATTGCCGACCGGACGCTGCGTGCCGAAGGCCCAGCCCTCCTGTTTGAGAACCCCAAAGGCTATGACATGCCGGTGCTGTGCAATTTATTTGGCACGCCGAAACGTGTTGCATTGGGAATGGGACAGGAAGAGGTCAGTGCATTGCGAGATGTGGGCAAACTGCTGGCGTTTTTGAAAGAGCCAGAGCCACCTAAAGGGTTCCGCGATCTGGTAGATAAAATGCCGAAGTTCCGTCAGGTGCTGAATATGCCGACGAAACGGCTGTCTTCGGCACCGTGTCAGGAGCAGATCTGGCAGGGTGATGATGTTGACCTGCGTCGGATTCCGGTGATGCAGTGCTGGCCAGAAGATGCCGCGCCGCTCATCACCTGGGGGCTCACCGTGACGCGCGGGCCGCACAAAGAGCGACAGAATCTGGGGATCTATCGCCAGCAGGTGCTAGGCAAAAACAAACTGATCATGCGTTGGCTATCTCATCGCGGCGGCGCACTGGATTTCCAGGAATGGTGTCAGGAAAATCCGGGGCAGCGTTTCCCCGTGGCTGTTGCGCTAGGGGCTGACCCTGCGACGATTCTCGGTGCAGTGACGCCCGTGCCCGACACGCTGTCGGAATATGCCTTTGCGGGTTTACTGCGTGGGCATAAGACGGAAGTTGTGAAGTGCCTGTCGAGCGATTTGGAAGTTCCCGCCAGTGCGGAAATTGTTCTTGAAGGCTATATTGAACCCGGAGAAATGGCGGCTGAAGGGCCTTATGGCGACCATACCGGCTATTACAATGAAGTCGATCACTTTCCGGTCTTTACCGTCACGCATATCACGCAACGCCAGAATGCCATTTATCACTCGACTTATACGGGGCGGCCACCGGATGAACCCGCCGTGCTGGGCGTGGCGTTGAACGAAGTTTTCGTGCCGATCCTGCAAAAGCAGTTTCCTGAGATTGTCGATTTTTATTTGCCACCGGAGGGTTGCTCTTACCGTCTGGCGGTCGTTACCATGAAGAAACAGTACGCTGGCCATGCCAAACGCGTCATGATGGGCGTCTGGTCTTTTTTACGCCAGTTCATGTATACGAAATTTGTTATTGTCTGCGATGATGACATTAACGCGCGCGACTGGAAGGACGTGATATGGGCGATTACGACGCGCATGGATCCGGCACGCGATACGGTATTAGTGGAAAATACACCGATAGACTATCTTGATTTCGCCTCACCGGTTTCTGGTCTGGGCTCCAAAATGGGTCTGGACGCCACCAATAAATGGCCTGGTGAAACTCAGCGTGAGTGGGGACACCCCATCAAGAAAGATCCGCAGGTTTGTGCCCGCATTGATGAAATATGGGACGAATTGGCCATTTTTAGTGACAGAGAGCCCCGGCGTTAA
- a CDS encoding NAD(P)H-flavin reductase — MTTLSCKVTSVEAITDTVYRVRLLPEAPFSFRAGQYLMVVMGDRDKRPFSLASTPMDKNFIELHIGASELNLYAMAVMERIHKEKTLTVDIPHGEAWLREESTRPLVLIAGGTGFSYVRSILLTALAQQPDRDISIYWGGRESQHLYDLTELEGFAAKHANLRVVPVVEQPEEGWDGRTGTVLSAVLQDYGSLAEQDIYIAGRFEMAKIARERFCNERGALVAHMFSDAFSFI, encoded by the coding sequence ATGACAACATTGAGCTGTAAAGTGACTTCGGTAGAAGCCATAACCGATACGGTCTATCGCGTTCGTTTATTACCTGAAGCGCCTTTTTCCTTTCGGGCCGGTCAGTATTTGATGGTAGTCATGGGCGATCGGGATAAACGTCCTTTCTCACTGGCATCAACCCCGATGGATAAAAACTTTATCGAGTTACACATTGGGGCGTCCGAACTGAATCTTTACGCGATGGCGGTGATGGAACGCATTCACAAGGAAAAAACCCTGACGGTCGACATCCCGCATGGCGAAGCCTGGCTGCGTGAAGAGAGTACGCGTCCACTGGTGTTGATTGCCGGTGGAACTGGATTTTCGTACGTGCGCTCTATTCTGCTGACCGCGCTTGCACAGCAACCCGATCGCGATATCTCCATTTACTGGGGCGGACGTGAATCCCAGCATCTGTATGATTTAACAGAGCTTGAGGGTTTTGCAGCCAAGCACGCTAATCTGAGAGTAGTGCCTGTTGTCGAACAGCCAGAAGAAGGATGGGATGGCAGAACGGGTACCGTTCTGAGCGCGGTCCTGCAGGATTATGGCTCACTGGCAGAGCAGGATATTTATATTGCCGGGCGTTTTGAAATGGCGAAAATTGCGCGTGAGCGTTTTTGTAACGAGCGCGGTGCGTTGGTAGCTCACATGTTCAGCGATGCGTTTTCGTTTATTTAA
- the fadA gene encoding acetyl-CoA C-acyltransferase FadA, whose protein sequence is MEKVVIVDAVRTPMGRSKGGAFRQVRAEDLSAHLMRSLLSRNTALDAREIDDIYWGCVQQTLEQGFNVARNAALLAEIPVSVPATTVNRLCGSSMQALHDAARAIMVGDANVCLIGGVEHMGHVPMNHGVDFHPGLSRTIAKAAGMMGLTAEMLARMHNISREMQDQFAARSHQRAYHATQSGAFRHEIVSTSGHDADGALQRFDYDEVIRPETTVDSLAALKPAFDPVNGTVTAGSSSALSDGASAMLIMSESRAASLSLPVRARIRAMAVVGCDPSIMGYGPVPATKLALKRAGLSLADIGIFELNEAFAAQTLPCIKDLGLLEQLDEKVNLNGGAIALGHPLGCSGARISTTLINLMESRDAQFGVATMCIGLGQGIATVFERP, encoded by the coding sequence ATGGAAAAGGTAGTGATTGTTGATGCCGTACGCACGCCGATGGGGCGATCCAAAGGTGGAGCCTTCCGTCAGGTGAGAGCCGAAGACCTATCCGCACACCTGATGCGTAGCCTATTGAGCCGTAACACAGCGTTAGATGCCCGTGAGATCGACGATATCTATTGGGGATGTGTACAGCAGACACTGGAGCAAGGTTTCAACGTGGCCCGTAACGCCGCTTTGTTAGCTGAAATCCCGGTGAGCGTACCCGCAACGACAGTTAACAGACTCTGTGGTTCTTCTATGCAGGCGCTCCACGATGCCGCCCGTGCGATTATGGTTGGCGACGCGAATGTCTGTTTAATCGGCGGCGTTGAGCATATGGGACATGTGCCGATGAATCATGGCGTCGATTTTCATCCGGGACTGAGCCGCACTATAGCTAAAGCCGCAGGAATGATGGGGCTGACGGCCGAAATGCTCGCGCGTATGCACAATATTAGCCGTGAGATGCAGGATCAATTCGCCGCCCGCTCGCACCAACGGGCCTATCACGCCACCCAATCTGGCGCATTTCGCCATGAAATCGTCTCCACGTCAGGCCATGATGCAGACGGTGCGCTGCAGCGCTTCGATTATGATGAAGTGATTCGCCCAGAAACCACCGTCGATAGTCTTGCCGCTCTCAAACCGGCATTCGATCCGGTTAACGGCACGGTGACAGCTGGGTCATCCTCTGCTCTATCCGATGGCGCATCGGCCATGTTGATCATGAGCGAATCCCGCGCAGCATCATTAAGCTTACCAGTGCGGGCCCGCATTCGGGCGATGGCCGTGGTGGGCTGCGATCCCTCAATTATGGGCTATGGTCCTGTCCCAGCCACTAAACTAGCGCTGAAACGAGCAGGCTTGAGTCTGGCCGATATCGGCATCTTTGAACTGAATGAGGCATTCGCCGCCCAAACGCTACCCTGCATTAAAGATCTGGGTCTATTGGAACAGCTCGATGAAAAGGTCAATCTCAACGGCGGGGCCATCGCGCTGGGCCACCCACTCGGCTGTTCGGGGGCACGCATCTCCACCACATTGATTAATCTGATGGAAAGCCGCGACGCTCAGTTTGGAGTAGCGACGATGTGCATCGGCTTAGGACAAGGTATTGCGACGGTATTTGAACGCCCCTGA
- the fadB gene encoding fatty acid oxidation complex subunit alpha FadB, which produces MLYQGESLYLNWLEDGIAELVFSAPGSVNTLDTRTVASLGKALDVLAEQPNLKGLLLRSDKAAFIVGADITEFLSLFAAPAEKLHEWLVFANSIFNRLEDLPVPTLSAINSYALGGGCECVLATDFRLATPDARIGLPETKLGIMPGFGGTVRLPRLLGADSALEIIAAGKDVSAADALKVGLVQAVVANEKLIPAAIKMLKQAINGELDWLGYRRPKLEALKLNKIEAMMSFTTAKAMVLQTAGKHYPAPMLAVKTIEAAATMTRDEALQLETQHFVQLARSNEARALVGIFLNGQYVKGKAKKLIGETSVPKQAAVLGAGIMGGGIAYQSAFKGVPIRMKDINEKPLALGMNEAAKLLNKQMERGKLDGMKMATILANIHPTLDYAGFERTDIVVEAVVENPKIKASVLAETELHVSENTILASNTSTIPIAVLAASLKRPQNFCGMHFFNPVHRMPLVEIIRGPKTSDSTIASVVAYASKMGKTPIVVNDCPGFFVNRVLFPYFAAFSILLRDGADFREIDNVMEKKFGWPMGPAYLLDVVGIDTAHHAQAVMAEGFPQRMAKDYRDAIDVLFEHQRFGQKNGQGFYRYQTDSKGKLRKEQDEAVDTLLKDISQPKKTFSAEEIIARMMIPMINEVARCLEEGIVASPAEADMALVYGLGFPPFHGGACRYLDTLGSERYVEMAQQLAHLSAIYQVPDGLQQKARSNEGYYPSVAPHADVSHGQPA; this is translated from the coding sequence ATGCTTTATCAAGGTGAATCCCTCTACCTTAACTGGCTTGAGGACGGCATTGCCGAGCTGGTATTTTCTGCCCCTGGCTCTGTAAACACGCTAGATACCCGCACGGTTGCCAGCCTGGGTAAGGCGCTGGACGTTCTGGCGGAACAGCCGAACCTGAAGGGCTTACTGCTGCGATCAGACAAAGCTGCATTTATTGTCGGTGCCGATATCACGGAATTCCTTTCTCTTTTTGCCGCGCCGGCCGAAAAGCTGCATGAGTGGCTTGTCTTCGCCAACAGCATTTTCAACCGTCTTGAGGATTTACCCGTTCCCACGCTGTCCGCGATTAATAGCTATGCGCTGGGAGGCGGATGTGAATGCGTGCTGGCGACCGATTTTCGCTTAGCAACGCCAGATGCACGAATCGGGTTGCCTGAGACTAAACTCGGAATCATGCCGGGCTTTGGCGGCACAGTCAGGCTACCGCGTCTGTTAGGTGCAGACAGCGCGCTGGAGATTATCGCCGCAGGTAAAGACGTCAGCGCAGCCGATGCTTTAAAAGTGGGGCTGGTGCAGGCTGTTGTCGCTAATGAAAAACTGATTCCCGCCGCCATCAAGATGCTAAAGCAGGCCATAAATGGCGAGCTGGACTGGCTGGGTTACCGACGCCCGAAACTTGAGGCGCTGAAGCTCAATAAAATTGAAGCCATGATGAGCTTTACCACCGCCAAAGCGATGGTGCTACAAACCGCTGGGAAACATTATCCAGCGCCGATGTTAGCGGTAAAAACCATCGAAGCCGCCGCAACCATGACACGTGATGAGGCATTGCAGCTCGAAACGCAGCACTTCGTTCAACTGGCGCGTTCAAATGAAGCTCGCGCCCTCGTCGGCATTTTCCTCAACGGTCAATATGTTAAAGGAAAAGCGAAGAAGCTGATTGGCGAAACATCCGTACCAAAGCAGGCCGCCGTGCTGGGTGCGGGCATTATGGGCGGCGGAATTGCCTATCAATCCGCGTTCAAAGGCGTGCCAATTCGGATGAAGGATATCAACGAGAAGCCACTCGCGCTGGGGATGAACGAGGCAGCTAAGCTCCTGAATAAACAGATGGAACGAGGCAAACTGGACGGAATGAAAATGGCGACGATTTTGGCAAACATTCACCCGACGCTGGATTACGCCGGGTTCGAACGTACCGATATCGTAGTTGAAGCCGTCGTAGAGAACCCGAAAATCAAAGCCAGCGTATTAGCGGAAACCGAATTGCACGTTAGCGAGAATACGATTCTGGCTTCTAATACCTCAACGATTCCAATTGCTGTGCTGGCTGCATCGTTAAAACGACCGCAAAATTTCTGCGGTATGCACTTCTTCAACCCGGTACACCGCATGCCGCTGGTCGAAATTATTCGCGGCCCTAAAACCAGTGACAGTACCATCGCCAGCGTGGTGGCTTACGCCAGCAAGATGGGCAAGACGCCGATTGTTGTGAACGATTGCCCAGGATTCTTCGTAAATCGCGTCCTGTTCCCCTACTTTGCAGCATTCAGCATACTGCTCAGAGACGGTGCCGATTTCCGCGAGATCGATAACGTCATGGAGAAGAAATTCGGCTGGCCGATGGGTCCAGCCTATCTGCTGGACGTTGTCGGCATTGATACCGCTCACCATGCCCAAGCGGTGATGGCGGAAGGTTTTCCACAGCGGATGGCGAAAGACTATCGCGATGCGATTGACGTGTTGTTTGAGCATCAGCGCTTTGGGCAGAAAAATGGTCAGGGTTTCTACCGTTATCAAACGGATAGCAAAGGGAAACTGCGCAAAGAACAGGATGAAGCCGTAGATACGCTCCTTAAAGACATCAGCCAACCGAAAAAAACGTTCAGCGCAGAAGAGATTATCGCTCGGATGATGATCCCAATGATTAATGAAGTTGCGCGCTGTCTGGAAGAAGGTATTGTCGCCAGTCCTGCCGAAGCGGACATGGCACTGGTATATGGGTTAGGTTTTCCTCCCTTCCACGGCGGAGCCTGCCGCTATCTGGATACGTTGGGCAGCGAACGTTATGTCGAGATGGCGCAACAGCTGGCGCACCTCAGCGCCATCTATCAAGTGCCTGACGGCTTACAACAAAAAGCCAGAAGCAATGAAGGCTATTACCCATCGGTCGCGCCACACGCGGACGTTTCCCACGGTCAACCGGCATGA
- a CDS encoding Xaa-Pro dipeptidase — protein MEKLASLYHHHLATLQTRAQAVLVRHKLDALLIHSGELLTVFLDDHDYPFKVNPQFKAWVPVTQVPNCWLWIDGVNPPKLWFYSPVDYWHSVAPVPESFWTAGVEIAVLRNADDIGQLLPAQRERVAYIGYAPQRAQGLGIRADNINPQGVLDYLHYHRAYKTDYELACMREAQKTAVIGHRAAHEAFLSGMSEFDINLAYLTATGHRDIDVPYGNIIALNEHAAVLHYTQLDHQVPSDVRSFLIDAGAEYNGYAADLTRTYSAQSDGAFAQLIKDLNQEMLALIDTMQAGVRYTDYHIQMHQRIAKLLKSHQLVRDISEEAMVEQGLTSPFLPHGLGHPLGLQVHDVAGFMQDDRGTHLAAPTQHPYLRCTRVLEPGMVMTIEPGIYFIESLLAPWREGACSQHFDWQKIDALKPFGGIRIEDNIVIHEGRVENMTRDLNLA, from the coding sequence ATGGAAAAGCTGGCTTCTTTATATCATCACCATCTGGCTACGCTGCAAACGCGTGCTCAGGCGGTTTTAGTGCGCCATAAGCTTGACGCATTACTGATTCATTCTGGTGAGCTGTTGACCGTTTTTCTGGACGATCACGACTATCCTTTTAAAGTTAACCCGCAGTTTAAAGCTTGGGTGCCGGTCACGCAGGTGCCGAACTGCTGGCTATGGATTGATGGCGTTAATCCGCCGAAGCTGTGGTTCTATTCGCCGGTTGATTACTGGCATAGCGTTGCTCCGGTGCCCGAGAGCTTCTGGACCGCAGGGGTTGAGATTGCCGTGCTGCGCAATGCCGATGATATCGGGCAACTGCTTCCAGCACAGCGTGAGCGCGTTGCCTATATCGGCTATGCACCACAACGTGCACAGGGTTTGGGAATTCGGGCGGACAATATCAATCCTCAGGGCGTGTTAGATTATCTGCACTATCATCGCGCTTACAAAACAGACTACGAGCTGGCCTGCATGCGTGAAGCACAGAAGACGGCGGTTATCGGTCATCGTGCAGCGCATGAAGCGTTTCTTTCTGGCATGAGCGAGTTCGATATTAATTTGGCGTATCTGACGGCCACTGGCCATCGGGATATCGATGTGCCTTACGGCAATATCATTGCGCTCAATGAACATGCGGCAGTGTTGCACTATACCCAGTTAGATCATCAGGTGCCTTCCGATGTCCGCAGCTTTCTGATTGATGCAGGTGCTGAATATAACGGATATGCCGCTGACCTCACGCGAACCTACTCGGCACAGAGCGATGGGGCTTTTGCTCAACTGATTAAAGATCTCAATCAGGAAATGCTCGCGTTGATTGATACCATGCAGGCGGGAGTACGTTATACCGATTACCACATTCAGATGCATCAGCGGATTGCGAAGCTGCTGAAATCACATCAGTTGGTTCGGGATATCAGCGAAGAAGCCATGGTAGAGCAGGGGCTGACGTCGCCTTTCCTGCCGCACGGCCTTGGTCACCCGCTGGGCTTGCAGGTGCATGACGTCGCTGGGTTTATGCAAGACGATCGCGGTACACATCTGGCAGCACCGACGCAGCATCCTTACCTACGTTGTACCCGTGTGCTCGAACCTGGCATGGTCATGACGATCGAACCGGGCATCTACTTCATCGAATCCTTGCTCGCTCCGTGGCGCGAGGGTGCATGTAGTCAACACTTTGACTGGCAAAAAATCGATGCGCTGAAACCGTTTGGTGGTATTCGTATCGAGGATAATATTGTCATTCATGAAGGGCGCGTGGAAAACATGACGCGCGACCTGAATCTGGCCTGA
- a CDS encoding IMPACT family protein, whose translation MHAYPILTAPVSFSEEIKKSRFATILAATPGIDAAKAFIQHVREEHASAGHHCWAFVAGAPDDSQQLGFSDDGEPSGTAGKPMLSQLMGSGIGEITAVVVRYYGGIPLGTGGLVKAYGGGVQQALKQISLQEKVLQKEYGLQCDYALLPQVESLIFQLGGKVLHSEYGVDVVLRFSLPIRGTEEAATKLRDLSRGALHLLPIP comes from the coding sequence ATGCACGCGTATCCCATTCTTACTGCGCCCGTGAGCTTCAGTGAGGAAATCAAGAAAAGCCGCTTTGCTACGATCCTGGCGGCAACGCCGGGAATCGACGCGGCAAAAGCGTTTATCCAGCACGTCAGAGAGGAACATGCCTCGGCGGGGCACCACTGCTGGGCGTTTGTTGCAGGAGCGCCTGACGATTCTCAACAGCTTGGTTTTTCTGACGATGGTGAGCCGTCCGGCACGGCGGGTAAACCGATGCTGTCGCAATTGATGGGAAGCGGTATCGGTGAGATTACGGCTGTGGTAGTGCGTTACTATGGAGGAATCCCGCTAGGGACTGGCGGGTTAGTGAAGGCTTATGGCGGTGGCGTTCAGCAAGCGCTGAAGCAGATATCGCTGCAAGAGAAGGTCTTGCAAAAAGAGTATGGCTTACAATGTGACTATGCGCTGTTGCCCCAGGTGGAATCACTGATCTTTCAGCTTGGCGGAAAAGTGCTGCATAGCGAGTATGGCGTGGACGTCGTATTGCGGTTCTCTCTCCCTATCAGGGGAACCGAGGAAGCGGCAACGAAATTGCGTGATTTAAGTCGCGGTGCGTTGCATTTATTGCCGATTCCATAA
- the trkH gene encoding Trk system potassium transporter TrkH produces MHLRAITRIVGQLVILFSGTMVIPGLVALIYRDGAGRAFTQTFIVALAIGIMLWLPNRKQKHELKSREGFLIVVLFWTVLGSVGALPFLFAEHPNLGVTDAFFESFSGLTTTGATTLVGLDSLPKAILFYRQMLQWFGGMGIIVLAVAILPILGVGGMQLYRAEMPGPLKENKMRPRIADTAKTLWLIYLLLTIACAVALWLAGMPVFDAIGHSFSTVSVGGFSTHDASIGYFNSPTINTIIAIFLLISGCNFGLHFALLSGRSLKVYWRDPEFRMFIFVQLSLVAVCTIVLWFHHVYDSGMQTINQAFFQVVSMATTAGFTTDSIASWPLFLPVLLLCSAFIGGCAGSTGGGLKVIRILLLFLQGSRELKRLVHPNAVYTIKLGHRALPERILEAVWGFFSAYALVFIVSMLAVIATGVDDFSAFAAVAATLNNLGPGLGVVAENFTSMNDTAKWILILTMLFGRLEVFTLLVLFTPTFWRE; encoded by the coding sequence ATGCACTTGCGCGCCATAACCCGTATTGTCGGCCAGTTGGTTATCCTTTTTTCCGGAACGATGGTTATTCCCGGCCTGGTGGCGTTAATTTACCGCGATGGCGCAGGCCGTGCGTTTACGCAGACATTTATTGTCGCGCTGGCAATTGGCATCATGCTGTGGCTACCAAACCGCAAGCAGAAGCATGAACTGAAATCTCGTGAAGGATTCCTAATCGTTGTCCTCTTCTGGACGGTACTGGGAAGCGTTGGGGCTCTGCCTTTCCTGTTTGCGGAACACCCTAATCTGGGCGTAACGGATGCTTTTTTCGAATCGTTCTCTGGGTTAACGACAACGGGAGCGACCACGCTGGTCGGGCTGGATTCATTGCCTAAAGCCATCCTGTTTTATCGACAAATGCTGCAATGGTTTGGTGGGATGGGGATCATCGTTCTCGCCGTTGCTATCCTACCGATTCTTGGCGTCGGTGGGATGCAGTTGTATCGCGCAGAGATGCCGGGGCCGCTGAAGGAAAACAAAATGCGCCCGCGTATTGCCGATACGGCGAAAACGCTGTGGCTGATTTATCTCTTACTTACTATTGCTTGTGCTGTTGCGCTTTGGCTGGCGGGAATGCCAGTATTTGATGCAATTGGGCACAGTTTCTCTACGGTGTCAGTCGGAGGTTTCTCTACCCACGATGCCAGTATCGGCTACTTCAACAGCCCAACGATTAACACCATCATCGCGATATTCTTGCTGATTTCCGGCTGTAACTTTGGTTTGCACTTTGCCCTGCTGAGCGGCCGCAGCCTGAAGGTATACTGGCGTGACCCAGAATTTCGCATGTTCATTTTTGTTCAACTGTCGCTGGTGGCCGTGTGTACGATTGTCCTGTGGTTCCACCATGTTTATGACAGCGGTATGCAGACGATCAACCAGGCATTCTTCCAGGTTGTCTCTATGGCGACAACGGCAGGGTTTACGACGGATAGCATTGCATCGTGGCCACTTTTTCTGCCGGTTTTGCTTCTGTGTTCCGCGTTTATTGGCGGATGTGCGGGGTCAACTGGCGGCGGCTTGAAAGTGATTCGTATCCTGCTACTTTTCCTGCAAGGGTCGCGTGAGCTCAAGCGTTTAGTGCATCCGAATGCAGTTTACACAATTAAGTTGGGCCACCGAGCGTTACCGGAGCGCATTCTTGAAGCTGTATGGGGATTCTTTTCCGCGTATGCACTGGTTTTTATTGTCAGCATGCTGGCCGTCATTGCGACAGGCGTTGATGATTTCTCCGCGTTTGCTGCGGTCGCTGCCACATTGAATAATCTGGGGCCGGGGCTGGGTGTTGTCGCTGAGAATTTTACGTCGATGAATGATACGGCGAAATGGATTCTGATACTGACAATGCTGTTTGGTCGTTTGGAAGTCTTCACGCTTTTAGTGCTGTTTACGCCAACCTTCTGGCGGGAATAG
- a CDS encoding menaquinone-dependent protoporphyrinogen IX dehydrogenase — MKALIVFSSRDGQTRAIASYIANTLKGTLECDVVNVLNANDIDLGQYDQVLIGASIRYGRFHPAVNQFIHKHLASLRQLPSAFFSVNLTARKPEKRTIQTNAYTRKFLLNSPWQPDLCCVFAGALRYPRYRWFDRVMIQLIMRMTGGETDSSKEVEYTDWQQVARFAQDFAQLAAKNPA, encoded by the coding sequence ATGAAAGCTTTGATCGTGTTTTCGAGTCGGGATGGGCAAACAAGAGCGATTGCCTCCTATATTGCGAATACGCTGAAAGGAACGCTGGAGTGTGATGTTGTTAACGTACTCAATGCGAATGATATCGATCTGGGCCAATACGATCAGGTGCTTATTGGGGCGTCGATTCGGTACGGGCGCTTTCATCCAGCGGTAAATCAATTTATCCATAAGCATCTGGCTTCTCTGCGACAACTGCCTAGCGCATTCTTCTCAGTTAACCTCACCGCACGTAAACCAGAAAAGCGCACAATACAAACCAATGCCTATACGCGTAAGTTCCTGCTGAATTCCCCTTGGCAGCCGGATTTGTGCTGTGTGTTCGCGGGTGCTTTGCGTTATCCGCGTTATCGTTGGTTTGATCGGGTAATGATTCAGCTAATTATGCGTATGACGGGCGGCGAAACGGATAGCAGTAAAGAAGTTGAATATACGGACTGGCAGCAGGTTGCCCGTTTTGCACAGGATTTCGCGCAATTAGCGGCGAAAAATCCGGCATAA